Proteins from a genomic interval of Tenacibaculum sp. SZ-18:
- a CDS encoding efflux RND transporter permease subunit, with the protein MVKFLINRPIAVFMTTLAFLLLGVVASNRIPTSLMPDIAIPEITVQVSYPNNTARELETNVIRALRNQLLQVSNLKDISSETRDGFATLKLKFEYGTNTNLAFVETNEKVDASLNSLPRNLDRPKVIKASVTDIPIVNLAVTLKEEVTSENFLELSDFTETVLKKRVEQLPDIALADISGITKPEIVVIPDVQKLQNLKISSNELINVIKQNNFEFGNLLVQNGIYQYNFKFNNPLKTKKDLENIDIKIEEKLFKLKELAQVKLQPVKDRGLVYVNGKRSIVLAIIKQADARVYELKEALEKVTESFKIDYPNLEFTTNQDQTKLLKLSIDNLKSSLWIGSFLAIIIMFFFLKDLKSPLIIAISIPISLVVSVLFMYFFGLSINIISLSGLILGVGMMIDNAIIVIDNITQKLEEGNDLLNACIKGTNEIITPLISSVLTTCSVFLPLLFLSGITGALFYDQALAVGIGLFSSLLVSILLIPVIYKQLKNKEFSLEKKLEFNLRTQNVENWYEKGYHFFFRNKGIVYGVALLFTGIAIVLFSIMPYTQLPKINQNEAILTIDWNENITVQENQKRINAILNKEKTIQTRFSQIGEQQFLLQQENTKSFSEGVIYIKTKTVNELEELRKSITKSLVKNFSKASYSFDEPKSIFQYLFGGEKSNLIAQVSSKSSLELPSEEKLPKINSLLQGFSSEEIPLKQTVFIEILHEQVLLYDVSYDDLLNELKATFNQNFVDNLKTAQKFIPIMLNYESKEFESMISGLFVKNKNKELISVRNLVKTFPAEQYKTITSNRNGEYLAFNVSDNLEAEKSIKSLQKSFTSNNELNLRFSGNYFDIKALGNELLIVVFVAVLLLYLIMAAQFESLWQPIIILLEIPIDIGGALLLLWLFGGTINVMAAIGIVVMSGVIINDSILKLHTINLLRKEGKSVSEAIKLGGKLRLKPILMTSLTTILALLPFLFIGGLGAKLQKPLALTVIGGMLIGTFISLYFIPLMYALLSKKEVPNNDENF; encoded by the coding sequence TTGGTAAAGTTTCTAATCAACCGACCAATAGCAGTATTCATGACAACTCTAGCATTTTTGTTGCTGGGTGTTGTCGCTTCTAATCGCATTCCAACTTCATTAATGCCAGATATTGCTATCCCTGAAATTACAGTTCAGGTGAGCTATCCTAACAATACCGCTAGAGAGTTAGAAACTAACGTAATTCGTGCATTGCGAAATCAATTACTACAAGTAAGTAATTTAAAAGATATTTCTTCAGAAACTAGAGATGGTTTTGCTACATTAAAGCTAAAATTTGAATATGGTACAAATACGAATTTGGCATTCGTTGAAACCAATGAAAAAGTAGATGCTTCCTTAAATTCTTTACCAAGAAACTTAGATCGCCCAAAAGTAATTAAGGCTTCTGTAACCGATATTCCAATTGTAAATTTAGCGGTTACTTTAAAAGAAGAAGTTACATCAGAAAACTTTCTAGAACTAAGCGATTTTACAGAAACTGTTTTAAAAAAACGAGTTGAGCAATTACCTGATATTGCCTTAGCTGATATTTCAGGAATTACCAAACCGGAAATAGTAGTTATTCCAGATGTCCAAAAATTACAGAACCTTAAGATTAGTAGCAATGAATTAATAAATGTTATCAAACAAAACAATTTTGAGTTTGGTAATTTATTAGTTCAAAACGGAATTTATCAATACAATTTCAAGTTCAATAATCCTTTAAAAACCAAAAAAGATTTAGAGAATATTGATATTAAAATTGAAGAAAAACTTTTCAAGTTAAAGGAGCTAGCACAAGTTAAATTACAACCAGTTAAAGATAGAGGTTTAGTATATGTTAATGGAAAAAGATCAATAGTTTTAGCCATTATAAAACAAGCAGACGCAAGAGTTTACGAGTTAAAAGAAGCGCTAGAAAAAGTAACTGAATCTTTTAAAATAGATTATCCAAACCTTGAATTTACGACTAATCAGGATCAAACAAAGTTATTAAAACTTTCTATTGATAACTTGAAATCAAGTTTATGGATTGGTAGCTTTTTAGCAATTATAATTATGTTTTTCTTTTTGAAAGACTTAAAATCTCCTTTAATTATTGCGATTAGTATTCCAATTTCTCTTGTTGTTAGTGTATTATTTATGTATTTCTTTGGATTGTCAATCAACATTATTTCGCTATCGGGGCTTATACTAGGCGTAGGAATGATGATTGATAATGCCATTATTGTTATTGATAATATTACACAAAAACTTGAAGAAGGAAATGATTTATTGAATGCTTGTATAAAAGGAACCAATGAAATAATTACTCCTTTAATAAGTTCGGTATTAACCACTTGTTCTGTGTTTTTACCATTACTTTTTTTAAGTGGAATAACGGGAGCGTTATTTTATGATCAAGCACTTGCGGTAGGAATTGGACTTTTTTCTTCTTTATTAGTCTCAATTTTGTTGATACCAGTTATTTATAAACAGCTAAAAAATAAAGAGTTTTCTCTAGAGAAAAAATTAGAGTTTAATCTTCGTACTCAAAATGTTGAAAATTGGTATGAAAAGGGCTATCATTTTTTCTTTAGGAATAAAGGAATTGTATATGGTGTCGCTTTATTGTTTACGGGTATTGCCATAGTATTGTTTTCAATAATGCCATATACGCAACTACCAAAAATTAATCAGAATGAAGCGATTTTGACGATTGATTGGAATGAAAATATTACTGTTCAAGAGAATCAAAAACGAATAAATGCTATTCTAAATAAAGAGAAAACAATTCAAACTAGATTTTCTCAAATTGGAGAACAACAATTCTTGCTGCAACAAGAAAACACTAAAAGTTTTTCAGAAGGTGTAATCTATATTAAAACTAAAACTGTTAATGAACTTGAAGAGTTAAGAAAGAGCATAACAAAAAGTTTAGTGAAAAATTTTTCAAAAGCTTCTTATAGTTTTGATGAACCGAAAAGTATATTCCAGTATTTGTTTGGAGGCGAAAAGAGTAACTTGATTGCACAAGTTTCTTCTAAGAGTTCTTTAGAGTTGCCGTCAGAAGAAAAATTACCTAAGATAAATTCACTGCTACAAGGATTTTCAAGTGAGGAAATACCTTTGAAACAAACAGTATTTATAGAAATATTACATGAACAAGTATTGCTGTATGATGTTTCGTATGATGATTTATTAAATGAACTAAAGGCAACTTTTAACCAGAATTTTGTAGATAACTTAAAAACAGCACAGAAGTTTATTCCAATCATGCTTAATTATGAGAGTAAGGAGTTTGAAAGTATGATTTCTGGGTTATTTGTTAAAAACAAAAACAAAGAATTAATTTCAGTTCGAAATTTGGTCAAAACATTTCCAGCGGAGCAATATAAAACCATTACCTCTAATCGAAATGGAGAGTATTTAGCGTTTAATGTTAGCGATAATTTAGAAGCAGAGAAAAGTATTAAGTCGCTTCAAAAAAGTTTTACATCTAACAATGAACTTAACCTTCGTTTTAGCGGAAATTATTTTGACATAAAAGCATTAGGAAACGAGCTGTTAATAGTAGTTTTTGTTGCTGTATTATTGTTGTATTTAATTATGGCCGCTCAATTTGAATCCTTATGGCAACCGATAATCATTTTATTAGAGATTCCTATTGATATTGGCGGAGCATTATTGCTTTTATGGTTGTTTGGAGGAACCATAAACGTAATGGCAGCGATTGGGATTGTTGTAATGAGTGGAGTAATTATAAATGATAGTATTTTAAAGTTGCATACTATTAACTTATTGAGAAAAGAAGGAAAGTCTGTAAGTGAAGCGATAAAATTGGGAGGGAAACTTCGTCTAAAGCCAATTTTAATGACATCATTAACAACAATATTAGCACTTTTACCTTTTCTTTTTATCGGAGGTTTAGGAGCTAAGTTACAAAAGCCATTAGCCTTAACGGTTATTGGAGGAATGCTTATAGGAACATTTATTAGTTTGTATTTTATTCCATTAATGTATGCTTTATTAAGTAAAAAAGAAGTCCCAAATAATGATGAGAATTTTTAG
- a CDS encoding efflux RND transporter periplasmic adaptor subunit — MFKKVYLLIILALVACGKEEKISQEEESQSKVVSKGTSVEVVKVSDSVFNKQLWVNGKIEAVKKAELRFQSSNQLMSLKSANGDYVKQHQIIGVLENSLLKNNVQKATIELQKAQNKLAEEKINYGQHNITPSILKNLEIKSGVIEARNNLERAKIEYDQTFLKAPFSGIVANIEKREGDYIGTADAFCTVINPNALEISFSVLENEYQFVGKNQEIEVRGYNANQKLFKGRITEVNPLVDENGLIKVTASITDKNTGLLDGMNVKVLINQPLYNVVVIPKSALVLRSNREVVFTLENDLAKWNYVEIAGENSDSYAINKGIKSSDSVIISGNLNLAHDAKVKIVLQ; from the coding sequence ATGTTTAAAAAAGTTTACCTCCTAATAATTTTAGCATTAGTTGCTTGTGGGAAAGAAGAAAAAATTTCTCAGGAAGAAGAAAGTCAATCGAAAGTGGTTAGCAAAGGAACTTCAGTAGAAGTTGTAAAAGTTTCAGATTCAGTTTTCAATAAACAACTTTGGGTAAATGGAAAAATTGAGGCTGTTAAAAAAGCAGAACTTCGTTTTCAATCTTCTAATCAATTAATGTCTTTAAAATCTGCAAATGGTGATTATGTGAAACAACATCAAATCATTGGAGTTTTAGAAAATAGTTTACTAAAAAACAACGTTCAAAAAGCAACAATTGAACTTCAAAAAGCACAGAATAAACTTGCAGAAGAAAAAATTAATTATGGCCAACACAACATTACTCCGAGTATTTTAAAAAACTTAGAAATTAAAAGTGGAGTTATTGAAGCAAGGAATAATTTAGAAAGAGCTAAAATAGAGTATGATCAAACTTTTTTAAAGGCTCCGTTTTCAGGAATAGTGGCGAATATTGAAAAGAGAGAAGGAGATTATATCGGAACGGCTGATGCTTTTTGTACGGTGATTAATCCAAATGCATTAGAAATTTCGTTTTCAGTACTAGAAAACGAGTATCAATTTGTAGGCAAAAATCAAGAGATTGAAGTCCGAGGTTACAACGCTAATCAAAAATTATTTAAAGGAAGGATTACGGAAGTAAACCCGTTAGTTGATGAAAATGGTTTAATAAAAGTTACAGCTTCGATAACTGATAAAAATACAGGATTATTAGATGGAATGAATGTAAAGGTTTTAATTAATCAACCTTTGTATAATGTAGTGGTTATACCAAAATCAGCATTGGTGTTAAGATCGAATAGAGAGGTAGTTTTTACCCTGGAAAATGACTTAGCTAAATGGAATTATGTGGAAATAGCAGGAGAAAATAGTGATAGTTATGCCATTAATAAAGGAATAAAAAGTTCTGATAGTGTAATCATATCAGGGAATTTAAATTTAGCACACGATGCCAAGGTAAAAATAGTTTTGCAGTAA
- a CDS encoding efflux RND transporter permease subunit: protein MKTKKQFAIKTRYSISTFKILIIALTLGILGFLIIPRLSVRLNPSDSLPSISVNYSWNNASPYALEREVTSILEGGFSTVKGLTKLSSKSSKGRGSITLEFDKYTNIDHVRFEIATIIRQLYKKLPERTSYPTLQVNKPNDDEQQRAFLTYSINGKDSPFVIQEIVKNQIEPIIGSMDGIDKTKVYGAQPKEFVITYNFDLLKQLKISKEDIIKTLQKQFSQESLGDIFYQQEYITLSTNSSDKIDWHLPIKKVENRLIFLNDIATIKEVEQETQSYFRINGKNSITLSIYASKNANTIVLAEKIEEKIAQIKTRLPSDFSVIESYNATEYLSKELNKIYERSAYTIFILLVFILVVSASFKYLLITILSLLCNLGIAFLLYFFCKVEIQLYSLAGITISLGLIIDNSIVMIDHIKNQGNTNIFIPILASTLTTIGALSIIYFLDDKYKLNLIDFALVIIINLSVSLFVALFLIPALLKKIPLKNRSSKKIFIHIQDKFYKVYNKLLLILLRFKKATIFGIILLFGIPFFMLPQKLENNDTFLEKTYNTTLGNEWYRENVRPYIDKYLGGSFRLFNYYVFENAYYNRNEETKLYVGASMEKGATVHQMNEAFLVIENYIQQFPEIKQYTSTVYSGDYARIEITFKEAYEKGAFPFMLKARLVRKALDLGGIDWNISGVGNGFSNGSGSNEPINFTVEAKGYNYDILNSWADTLKVALETHPRIQKVLIKENSYWSRKPSYEYRFSLDKEQLALRNSNPSEIFNELQALTLSNTSDVSLNINGKYTPVRLESSESKKFDLWNINNNPLDSLNKPVILKNISSVQKEREEENIHKENQEYIRLIQFQYTGSSKFGSKFLKKKLKELRSKLPLGYRFENSQNQWFLNGDENNNYFNLLLLVLVIIYFICAILFESLKQPFIILSVIPISFIGVFLTFYLFNFNFDQGGLASFVLLSGITVNASIFIINGFNKLKKEFPNENYVALYLEAFKQKIFPIILTIISTILGFIPFVKDGQNEVFWFALGAGTIGGLFFSLIGILIYLPLFTLKRRRILKYSS from the coding sequence TTGAAAACGAAAAAACAATTTGCTATCAAAACTCGATATTCTATTTCGACTTTTAAAATATTAATCATTGCTTTAACTCTGGGAATTCTTGGTTTTTTAATCATTCCGAGGTTATCCGTGCGTTTAAACCCAAGTGATTCGCTACCATCTATATCAGTGAATTACTCTTGGAATAATGCATCACCTTATGCTTTAGAAAGGGAAGTCACCAGTATTTTAGAAGGTGGTTTTAGTACTGTAAAAGGTCTTACTAAACTTTCTTCCAAATCGTCAAAAGGAAGAGGAAGTATCACTTTAGAATTTGATAAATATACCAACATTGATCATGTACGATTTGAAATAGCAACTATTATACGTCAGCTTTACAAAAAACTACCAGAACGGACTAGCTACCCCACTTTACAAGTGAATAAACCCAATGATGACGAACAACAACGTGCTTTTTTAACCTACAGTATTAATGGTAAAGATTCACCTTTTGTAATTCAGGAAATTGTAAAGAATCAAATTGAGCCTATCATAGGTTCTATGGATGGAATTGATAAAACAAAAGTATATGGTGCACAACCAAAAGAGTTTGTAATTACTTATAATTTTGATTTATTAAAACAATTAAAAATTTCAAAAGAAGACATTATTAAAACTCTTCAAAAACAATTCTCACAAGAGAGTTTAGGAGATATTTTTTACCAACAAGAATATATTACACTATCTACAAATTCCAGCGATAAAATTGACTGGCATTTACCTATAAAAAAAGTAGAAAATAGACTTATTTTCCTAAATGATATTGCCACAATAAAAGAAGTAGAACAAGAAACTCAGAGCTATTTTAGAATCAACGGTAAAAACTCAATAACACTTTCCATTTACGCTTCAAAAAATGCTAACACTATCGTTTTAGCAGAGAAAATAGAAGAAAAAATAGCACAAATTAAAACAAGACTTCCGTCAGATTTTTCAGTAATTGAATCTTATAATGCTACCGAATATTTATCCAAAGAACTAAATAAAATTTATGAACGATCTGCCTACACTATTTTTATACTACTCGTATTTATATTAGTAGTAAGTGCTAGTTTTAAATATTTACTAATTACCATTCTAAGTTTACTGTGTAATTTAGGAATTGCTTTTTTACTATATTTCTTTTGTAAAGTTGAAATACAATTGTATTCTTTGGCTGGAATAACAATTTCATTAGGGTTAATTATCGATAATAGCATCGTGATGATTGACCACATTAAAAATCAAGGTAATACTAACATATTTATTCCAATTTTAGCTTCTACATTAACAACTATTGGGGCTTTATCTATTATTTATTTTTTGGATGATAAATACAAGTTAAACTTGATAGACTTCGCTCTTGTAATTATCATAAACTTAAGTGTATCACTATTTGTGGCTTTGTTTTTAATCCCAGCCCTTCTGAAGAAAATACCTTTAAAAAATAGAAGCTCTAAAAAGATTTTTATTCATATTCAGGATAAGTTTTATAAAGTTTACAATAAGCTTTTATTAATTTTACTACGATTTAAAAAAGCTACAATTTTTGGAATAATTTTACTTTTTGGAATCCCATTTTTCATGTTACCTCAAAAACTTGAGAATAACGATACTTTCCTCGAGAAAACATACAATACAACATTAGGTAATGAGTGGTATCGCGAAAATGTTAGACCGTATATTGATAAATATTTAGGAGGGAGTTTTCGTTTATTTAACTATTATGTTTTTGAAAACGCCTATTACAATCGAAATGAAGAAACTAAATTATACGTAGGGGCTTCAATGGAAAAAGGAGCAACAGTTCATCAAATGAACGAAGCTTTTTTAGTCATTGAAAATTATATACAACAGTTTCCGGAAATAAAACAATATACGAGCACTGTTTATAGTGGAGATTATGCTAGAATTGAAATTACCTTTAAAGAAGCCTATGAAAAAGGTGCTTTCCCTTTTATGCTAAAAGCTAGATTGGTGAGAAAAGCTTTAGATTTAGGAGGAATTGATTGGAATATTTCGGGAGTTGGTAATGGATTTAGTAATGGAAGTGGCAGTAATGAACCTATTAATTTTACAGTTGAAGCAAAAGGTTATAATTACGATATTTTAAATAGCTGGGCTGACACCTTGAAGGTTGCCTTGGAAACTCATCCAAGAATTCAAAAAGTATTGATAAAAGAAAATTCATATTGGTCAAGAAAGCCTTCATATGAATATCGTTTTAGTTTAGATAAAGAACAATTAGCATTGCGTAATAGTAATCCGTCAGAAATTTTTAATGAACTTCAAGCCCTTACTTTATCCAATACTTCAGATGTATCTTTAAATATTAATGGAAAATATACTCCTGTACGATTGGAATCTTCTGAATCGAAAAAATTTGATCTTTGGAATATTAATAATAATCCATTGGATAGTTTGAATAAACCTGTTATTTTAAAAAATATATCATCCGTTCAAAAAGAAAGAGAAGAAGAAAACATTCATAAAGAAAACCAAGAATATATTCGTTTAATACAATTTCAATATACTGGTTCTTCTAAATTTGGATCAAAATTCCTAAAGAAAAAACTTAAGGAATTAAGAAGTAAATTACCTTTAGGTTATCGATTCGAGAACTCTCAAAACCAATGGTTTTTAAATGGTGATGAGAACAATAATTACTTTAATTTACTATTGTTAGTACTAGTTATAATTTACTTTATTTGCGCAATTTTATTTGAAAGTTTAAAACAACCGTTTATTATTTTAAGCGTAATTCCAATCTCATTTATTGGTGTCTTCTTAACCTTTTATTTGTTTAATTTTAATTTTGATCAAGGAGGTTTAGCTAGTTTTGTTTTACTTAGTGGAATTACGGTTAATGCTTCAATTTTCATAATTAATGGCTTTAATAAACTTAAGAAGGAATTTCCTAATGAAAATTATGTAGCACTTTATCTAGAGGCATTTAAACAGAAAATATTTCCTATTATTTTGACAATAATTTCAACCATATTAGGATTTATTCCCTTTGTAAAAGATGGTCAGAATGAAGTTTTTTGGTTCGCTTTAGGAGCAGGGACAATTGGCGGCTTGTTCTTTTCATTAATAGGGATTTTGATTTATTTACCTTTATTTACATTGAAAAGGAGAAGAATATTAAAATACTCATCATAA
- a CDS encoding TlpA family protein disulfide reductase: MKKTFFIHILLLVSLSCVNSKKEFYAFKTQNGQDSIIKSENLLFFKEKLISESREKLKKDRMDHIISIENIKDSLIKTINKGDSVLYYVQFIPKIKITQNKNSQTKETTPLHREKILARIGEKLLLNELIDTNNKVFNNQKKPSFLYFWANDCPASLRENHLLNKLYNKYNSEVNFISFTKNSKTDVYKYLENNKFMFRHFVSQDSIIKSLDISEYPTILYIDKANVVKFIDFGLPQLWKKNESKPYDYDQKIDIRIENLINQ, from the coding sequence ATGAAAAAAACGTTTTTTATACATATTTTATTACTTGTGTCTTTATCTTGCGTCAATAGTAAAAAAGAGTTCTATGCGTTTAAAACACAAAACGGTCAAGATAGCATCATAAAAAGTGAGAATTTACTTTTTTTTAAAGAAAAACTGATTTCAGAATCTCGAGAGAAACTTAAAAAGGATAGGATGGACCATATAATATCAATTGAGAATATTAAAGATTCATTAATCAAAACAATAAATAAAGGAGATTCTGTTCTTTACTATGTTCAATTTATACCAAAAATAAAAATCACTCAAAACAAAAACAGTCAAACTAAAGAAACAACTCCTCTTCATAGAGAAAAAATCTTGGCTAGGATTGGAGAAAAGTTATTATTAAATGAATTAATAGACACCAATAATAAAGTTTTTAACAATCAAAAAAAACCAAGTTTCCTCTACTTTTGGGCGAACGACTGCCCTGCATCATTAAGAGAAAATCATTTGTTGAACAAACTATATAATAAATACAATTCAGAAGTTAATTTTATATCCTTCACAAAAAATTCAAAAACTGACGTTTACAAGTACTTAGAAAACAATAAATTTATGTTTAGACACTTTGTAAGTCAAGATAGTATCATAAAATCCCTAGATATTTCTGAGTATCCAACTATACTTTATATCGACAAGGCGAACGTGGTAAAATTCATCGACTTTGGTCTACCTCAATTGTGGAAAAAAAACGAATCAAAACCTTATGACTACGATCAAAAGATAGATATCAGAATAGAAAATCTAATAAATCAATAA